The genomic DNA TCAAGCAAGTGAACATCTTCGCGCGTACCAGCCCCGAACATAAGCTGCGGCTGGTGACGTCGCTGCAACTCAACGGCATGACCGTGGCGATGACCGGCGACGGCGTCAACGACGCGCCAGCGCTCAAACGCGCCGACGCGGGCATCGCCATGGGCGGCAAAGGCAGTGAAGCAGCCAAAGAAGCCGCGGACCTGGTACTGGCGGACGATAACTTCGCCTCCATCGTGGCCGCTGTGCGTGAAGGCCGGACGGTCTATGACAACATCAAGAAAGTACTGAGCTGGACGTTACCCACCAATGCGGGCGAGACAATGACCCTGATTGTCGCGCTGCTGTTTGGCCTTACATTGCCAGTCACAGCGATACAGATCCTGTGGATCAACCTGATCACCGCCATCACGCTGGGTATCGCGCTGGCGTTCGAACCGACCGAAGACAACACCATGCGCAGGCCGCCGCGCTCACGACAGGAGCCGTTGATCAGCGGTGCATTGGTCTGGCATATGGTGCTCGTTTCCATTCTGTTCCTGTGCGGCGTCTACGGCATTTTTACCTATGCCCTGGACCGAGGCTACCCCGTCGAACTGGCCCGCACCCTGGCGATGAACACTTTGGTCGTGATGGAAATTTTCCATCTGTTCTTTATCCGCAATCTCTACGGCACGTCGCTGACCTGGAAGGGCCTTCGAGGTACGAAGGTTGTGTGGGCGACCGTCACGGTAGTGACCGTAGCCCAGTTCGCCATCACCTACGCGCCACCGCTGCAAGCTGTGTTCGCAACCCAACCGGTCCCCTTCAAGGACGGACTGCTGATCATCGCGGTGGGCATTGCGCTGTTCGCTATCATCGAAATTGAAAAACAGCTTCGACTGCGTTTAACCGAGTCCGATCGTCAACCGTGACGATCACTCCCCCCGGAGAACGCTGATGAATATTGACTGGCTCAACTTTACGCCGTGGTCATCCCTTGCCGGCGGTATGTTGATTGGCTTGGCGGCCAGCCTGTTTGTGGTCGCCAACGGCCGGATCGCCGGCATCAGTGGGCTGATTGGCAGCCTACTGCAGCGTGGTAGCGAAGGGCTGGGCGAGAAGGCTCTGTTTCTCCTTGGCCTGCTCGTCGCGCCGCTGTCATGGGGCGTGTTTGCGACGTTGCCACCCATCGAGTTTCAGAGCGGCTGGTTCGGCCTCACTGTCGCGGGCCTGTTGGTGGGGGTCGGCACTCGTTACGGTTCGGGCTGCACCAGTGGCCATGGTGTCTGTGGTCTATCACGCCTTTCACCGCGTTCGATTGTCGCCACGGCGTGTTTCATCCTCAGCGGTTTCGCCACGGTATTTGTCCTGCGGCGTCACGTGATAGGGGTTTGAACATGCGCAAACTGACGGCATTCATCGCAGGCCTGCTCTTTGGCTTCGGCCTGCTCCTGGCAGGCATGACCGATCCGAAAAAAGTTTTGGGTTTCCTGGACTTGGCCGGTGCCTGGGATCCGTCTCTGGCGTTGGTGATGATCGGCGCGATTGGCACCGCCATTGTCCCGCTGGCCTGGGCGCGCCAACAGACTCATTCGCTGCTGGGCGGCTCCATGCAGTTGCCGCTCAAGCGAGAACTGGACCTACGCCTGATCGGTGGCAGCCTGGTGTTTGGTATCGGATGGGGCATCGCCGGCATCTGCCCCGGCCCCGCCGTGGCCATCATGCTGACCGGGCACTGGCAAGCCTTTGTGTTCATGCTGGCCATGTTGGCGGGCATGTTGTTGTTCACCGCGCTGGAAACCCGGCGCAACCATTGATCGGGAGATTGCCATGAAAACCAACATGGGAACCCTGGGAGTCCTGCAACGGACTCTCTTCCTGTCTTAACCAAAGGATTCAGCCTCATGTCCCGCTCACACCCCGATACATTTGACGTAGTCATCATCGGTGGCGGCCAAGCGGCCTTGGCGGTGGCCTATTTCCTGCGACGCACGCCTCTCTCGTTCGTCATCCTCGACGCCCAGGAAGAACCCGGTGGTGCCTGGCGCCATGGTTGGAACTCGCTACGACTCTTTTCCCCGGCGACCTGGAGTTCGATCCCCGGCTGGATGATGCCCCCCACGCAGGATGGCTATCCGTCGCGAAACCATGTGATCGACTATCTAAAGCAGTACGAACAGCGCTATCGATTTCCAGTGGAGCGGCCCGTGCAGGTCACCCGCGTGGAACACACCGAAACGGGCTTGCGAGTACATGCCCCGGATAGGCACTGGGACGCCCGGGTCGTGGTCAGCGCAACGGGCACCTGGAGCAACCTCTACATCCCTCATTACCCTGATGCGGCCTTGTTCGCTGGTCAGCAACTGCATTCGGCGGACTATGTCGAGGCGTCCCCTTTCGCCGGCAAGGAAGTCCTGGTGGTGGGCGGCGGCAATTCAGGGGCGCAGATTCTGGCCGAGGTGTCGAAAGTCGCCGAGACCACTTGGGTTACTCCCGTCGAGCCGCTGTTCCTTCCCGACGACGTGGATGGGCGCGTGTTGTTCGAGCGCGCCACCGAACGCTGGAAGGCCGAGCAGGAAGGTCGCGTCATTGGCCAACCCGTGGGAGGTTTGGGCGACATCGTGATGGTGCCACCGGTTGTCGAGGCCCGTGAACGCAACGTCCTTCAGGCCGTCAGGCCTTTCGAGCGCTTTACCCGCAACGGCGTGATCTGGGCCGACGGCCGCGAATCGGCCGTGGACGTGGTGATCTGGTGCACCGGATTCAGGCCCGCCCTGCAGCATCTGGATGCGCTGGGAGTGCTCAACGACGACGGCCGTGTGGAGGTCGAGGGTACTCGCTCGATACAAGAGCCCAGGCTGTGGCTGGTCGGCTACGGCGAGTGGACGGGATCGGCTTCAGCCACGCTGATCGGCGTTACACGCACCGCACGCAGCACGGTCGGCGAGATAGTCGCTTTGCTCACCGAACCATCCACCGCCGATTCGCCCGCTTGAACCACCCACCCAGACCGGCAAACTGTCATGACGCCGGGAACGTTGATTAAAAGCGCTCTATGTCCAAGGTCGCGCACAGCCCGCCTTCGGCCCGGTTCTCTAGCCGGATCTGGCCACCCAGGCGATCGGCGATAGTGCGCACTATCGTCAATCCCAAGCCGGCCCCCTGGTCATTGCCACGGCTGTAGAAACGCTCAAAGAGCCGCTCACGCTCGGCCTCGTCAATACCCGGCCCCTGGTCTTCGACGGACAGTTCGTAGTGATCGCCCTTCCTGGCCAGCCGTACGGTGATCGTGCCATTGGCCGGAGAAAAATTGGCCGCGTTGGTCACCAGGTTGTTCAAGGCGATGTCGATGGCCACCGGGTCGATTCGAACCGGACCGATGTCATCGCTGACATCGAGCACCGGTTCGAGCCCCTTGCTCAACAGCCAAGGGGTCATCTGGACCAGGCTCGCACGAACCGTAGCAGGCAAGTCGATGACCGCGGGCGTCGGAACACCTGCCTGCGGTTCGAGCCGCGCCATGGTGAGCAGTTGGTTGACCAAGCGCGTGGTGCGGTCGACCCCGGCTATCAGATG from Pseudomonas beijingensis includes the following:
- a CDS encoding YeeE/YedE family protein, which codes for MNIDWLNFTPWSSLAGGMLIGLAASLFVVANGRIAGISGLIGSLLQRGSEGLGEKALFLLGLLVAPLSWGVFATLPPIEFQSGWFGLTVAGLLVGVGTRYGSGCTSGHGVCGLSRLSPRSIVATACFILSGFATVFVLRRHVIGV
- a CDS encoding DUF6691 family protein, giving the protein MRKLTAFIAGLLFGFGLLLAGMTDPKKVLGFLDLAGAWDPSLALVMIGAIGTAIVPLAWARQQTHSLLGGSMQLPLKRELDLRLIGGSLVFGIGWGIAGICPGPAVAIMLTGHWQAFVFMLAMLAGMLLFTALETRRNH
- a CDS encoding ArsO family NAD(P)H-dependent flavin-containing monooxygenase, producing the protein MSRSHPDTFDVVIIGGGQAALAVAYFLRRTPLSFVILDAQEEPGGAWRHGWNSLRLFSPATWSSIPGWMMPPTQDGYPSRNHVIDYLKQYEQRYRFPVERPVQVTRVEHTETGLRVHAPDRHWDARVVVSATGTWSNLYIPHYPDAALFAGQQLHSADYVEASPFAGKEVLVVGGGNSGAQILAEVSKVAETTWVTPVEPLFLPDDVDGRVLFERATERWKAEQEGRVIGQPVGGLGDIVMVPPVVEARERNVLQAVRPFERFTRNGVIWADGRESAVDVVIWCTGFRPALQHLDALGVLNDDGRVEVEGTRSIQEPRLWLVGYGEWTGSASATLIGVTRTARSTVGEIVALLTEPSTADSPA